From the genome of Prevotella herbatica, one region includes:
- a CDS encoding hybrid sensor histidine kinase/response regulator transcription factor yields the protein MKTLKSKTIQSFVGIGIALLLFSCGKNKEKTALVDEDHAMVVADEISNHNIKAFAEDAYGHIWIATFRGLNKFDGNKYYQYFCTDDSLGLPDNNVSGVAKDKNNRLWVSTVNGICRYTDRNTFERIPMDDDNRNIVQLLVTPQNRIFIYNIGSLLEYDGQKNRFVKRLSHLDPHKNFMGSIHVDKYENIWVANLNSLRCFDHQTLKMTDSIAFPKGFYPLYTYLQDGKYFWLCAGNGIMLYNTKTKTFEHISSAIASNPVFSHDQVYCIHPYNKGGLLISTAQNGLFYYDSKAKMLTAQGHPGFPFDEPSFKVTHLFKDSRNNLWMGSSDQGYSVNYQYNKCFNANHFLVQAVGHQSVLALAADRGGNLFISTKMRGLMVYNMQNRMLKPLTLAGLDTHDRRSEIGSLLVDSCGKLWLGNGLEVIRMHYDGSRLVIEKRYQVPFVMSLMQGSHRIVWATTASNKIYAFMPDGVLKPCTLYPATFIFMPCALQLRNDRVLTAAFGQELVEVNPLSMEARKWNVNLLDWKRCLPRSSFIPTDLYEDPKGNVYVGTVTNGLMRISPDHQYAKRIDGLSCKDISAIEADRKGNIWVSTMNGLNKIDALTGAITSYYATDGIGGNQFNDRAACLLPNGRMVFGGTHGLTIFSPEKVYARQSVPLVFEILKVHNEVISPETDDCIARNLEDKPKIHLQYDQNSFSISFAALAYGDYERASYSYRLEGFDDYWVESGNSHEAFYANLPAGHYTLKVRAKSKGNDEFTAENEIEVIVASAPWNTWWAWMLYVLAASLVAYQLYRLRQRIFQEHEAVRKAELEKEQECRVNKMNMSFFANISHEFRTPLTMISGPVGMLCDDRNISNDNKKLLLIVQRSVVRMLKLVNQLMDFNKLENDTLKLKVRRTDVVNQLLRICDIFKVNADEKGILLRLYGLEDSYLMWLDTDKLEKIMNNLLSNAMKFTPKGGKIAVSLDVADGNMTVTVADSGRGIPKDQIENIFRRYYQLNNQTKGKLNWGTGIGLYYARKLAELHHGTLVAGNKQDETGAVFTLTLPVGEGIYSDAERALPEDKQTELFPILPQEEQLIDTASLTDGKPTIMVVDDDTEVVNYLQTLLVPYYNVVYRFDAESAYKTISEDEPNLILSDVIMPDKTGYELCREIKENLQLCHIPLILVTAKATVENQVEGLNTGADAYITKPFDPKLLLAMIHSLLANREKVRQLLINSTQTDEIDEKALSPQDKNFMDQLYQIMENELSNPELDVGHLTDMLHISRTKLYYKMKGLTGTNPSVFFKTYKLNRAAELIREGCYTMSEIADRTGFNTPSHFSTSFKKQFGVSPSEYK from the coding sequence ATGAAGACACTTAAATCTAAGACCATTCAATCTTTTGTAGGAATCGGCATTGCATTGCTTCTTTTTTCGTGTGGAAAAAACAAGGAGAAAACAGCACTAGTTGATGAAGACCATGCTATGGTTGTTGCCGATGAAATATCCAATCACAATATCAAAGCGTTTGCAGAAGATGCTTATGGGCATATCTGGATAGCTACTTTTCGTGGTTTGAATAAGTTTGACGGCAACAAATATTATCAATATTTTTGCACTGATGACTCACTTGGACTGCCTGATAATAACGTTTCGGGCGTGGCAAAAGATAAGAATAACCGCCTTTGGGTATCAACAGTGAATGGTATTTGCCGTTATACGGACCGCAATACCTTTGAGCGTATTCCTATGGACGACGATAATCGGAACATTGTGCAATTGCTCGTGACGCCGCAAAATCGTATCTTTATCTATAACATTGGTAGCCTCTTGGAATATGACGGACAAAAGAATCGCTTTGTTAAGCGACTCTCTCATCTAGATCCTCATAAAAATTTCATGGGTAGTATCCATGTAGACAAATATGAAAATATATGGGTAGCTAATTTGAACAGCCTTCGATGCTTTGATCACCAGACGCTCAAAATGACCGATTCAATAGCTTTCCCTAAAGGATTTTACCCTTTATATACCTATCTTCAGGATGGTAAATATTTCTGGTTGTGTGCAGGTAATGGTATAATGCTTTATAACACAAAAACTAAAACCTTTGAACATATTTCCTCAGCCATTGCTTCAAATCCTGTATTCAGTCACGATCAAGTTTACTGCATTCATCCTTATAATAAGGGCGGTCTGTTAATCAGTACGGCGCAGAATGGCCTTTTTTATTATGATAGCAAAGCTAAAATGCTGACGGCTCAGGGACATCCCGGTTTCCCTTTTGATGAACCGAGCTTTAAGGTGACGCATCTTTTCAAAGATTCTCGCAACAATCTCTGGATGGGTTCCTCTGATCAGGGGTACAGTGTGAACTATCAGTACAACAAATGTTTCAATGCCAACCACTTCTTGGTTCAGGCTGTGGGACATCAGTCGGTACTGGCTCTGGCGGCAGATCGTGGTGGAAATTTATTTATTTCAACGAAAATGCGTGGGTTGATGGTATATAACATGCAGAATAGAATGCTGAAGCCCTTGACCTTAGCCGGACTTGATACACACGATAGACGTAGTGAAATAGGGAGCTTGCTTGTTGATAGCTGTGGAAAACTGTGGTTAGGAAATGGCTTGGAGGTTATTCGAATGCACTATGACGGCAGTAGGTTGGTGATAGAGAAACGCTATCAAGTTCCTTTTGTGATGTCGCTGATGCAGGGAAGTCATAGAATTGTCTGGGCAACCACTGCATCTAATAAGATTTATGCCTTTATGCCCGATGGTGTGCTGAAGCCCTGCACACTCTATCCAGCTACGTTTATCTTCATGCCTTGTGCCCTTCAGCTTCGAAACGACCGTGTCCTGACTGCGGCCTTCGGGCAAGAACTCGTGGAAGTGAACCCCTTGTCAATGGAAGCCCGTAAATGGAATGTGAATCTACTGGATTGGAAACGCTGCCTACCTCGTTCCTCTTTTATACCCACCGACCTTTATGAAGACCCAAAAGGCAATGTTTATGTGGGTACCGTCACTAACGGATTAATGCGCATTAGTCCCGACCATCAATATGCCAAGCGCATTGATGGACTCTCATGTAAGGATATTTCGGCGATCGAAGCCGACCGGAAAGGTAATATTTGGGTAAGCACTATGAACGGACTCAATAAGATAGATGCCCTCACGGGTGCCATTACGTCCTATTATGCTACCGATGGAATCGGTGGGAATCAGTTCAACGACCGTGCTGCATGTCTCTTGCCCAATGGACGAATGGTGTTTGGTGGTACGCATGGACTCACGATTTTCAGTCCCGAAAAGGTGTATGCACGTCAGAGTGTACCTTTGGTCTTCGAGATACTGAAGGTACACAACGAGGTTATCTCACCCGAAACCGACGACTGTATCGCCCGAAATCTGGAAGACAAGCCTAAGATTCATTTGCAGTATGACCAAAATAGTTTTAGTATTTCGTTTGCTGCTTTGGCTTATGGAGATTACGAACGCGCCAGTTATTCCTATCGTTTGGAAGGTTTTGATGACTACTGGGTCGAGTCTGGTAACAGTCATGAAGCCTTTTATGCCAATCTTCCTGCAGGGCATTATACACTGAAAGTGAGGGCAAAGAGCAAGGGAAATGATGAATTCACGGCTGAAAATGAGATTGAAGTAATCGTGGCTTCAGCTCCTTGGAACACGTGGTGGGCATGGATGCTCTATGTGTTGGCGGCATCGTTGGTGGCTTATCAGCTTTACAGACTGCGCCAACGCATCTTCCAAGAGCATGAAGCTGTGCGGAAAGCAGAGTTGGAAAAAGAACAGGAATGCCGTGTCAATAAAATGAACATGAGTTTTTTTGCCAATATCTCTCATGAGTTTCGAACACCATTGACTATGATATCTGGACCAGTAGGTATGCTTTGTGATGACCGTAATATATCGAATGACAACAAAAAACTACTGCTGATTGTTCAGCGAAGTGTGGTGAGAATGTTGAAACTGGTCAATCAATTAATGGATTTCAACAAACTGGAGAATGACACACTGAAACTCAAAGTGAGACGTACCGACGTTGTCAACCAGTTGCTTCGCATCTGTGATATCTTTAAGGTTAATGCCGATGAAAAGGGTATTCTGCTACGACTCTATGGTCTTGAAGACTCATATTTGATGTGGCTTGATACCGATAAACTGGAGAAGATCATGAATAATCTGCTCTCGAACGCAATGAAATTTACGCCCAAAGGCGGCAAGATAGCTGTCAGTCTTGATGTTGCTGACGGCAATATGACCGTAACGGTGGCTGATAGTGGCAGGGGTATTCCAAAAGATCAGATTGAAAATATCTTCAGACGCTATTATCAACTGAACAACCAGACCAAGGGGAAACTCAATTGGGGCACTGGAATCGGACTCTATTATGCTAGAAAACTCGCCGAACTGCACCATGGAACTCTCGTGGCTGGCAATAAACAAGATGAGACTGGGGCTGTGTTTACATTGACTTTGCCGGTAGGAGAAGGAATTTACAGCGACGCAGAACGCGCATTGCCCGAGGATAAACAGACAGAGCTCTTTCCGATTCTTCCGCAAGAAGAACAGCTTATAGACACGGCTTCCCTGACTGATGGCAAGCCAACTATAATGGTTGTTGATGACGATACCGAGGTAGTGAACTATTTGCAGACGTTGCTTGTGCCTTATTATAATGTGGTTTATCGCTTTGATGCCGAGAGTGCATATAAAACTATTAGTGAAGATGAACCCAACCTGATACTGAGCGACGTCATCATGCCAGATAAAACGGGTTACGAACTTTGTAGGGAAATAAAAGAAAACCTACAGCTTTGCCACATTCCGCTAATCTTGGTTACGGCAAAAGCCACGGTCGAAAATCAAGTAGAAGGGCTTAATACTGGGGCTGATGCCTATATAACCAAACCGTTTGACCCTAAACTTCTACTGGCCATGATTCATTCGTTACTGGCGAACCGAGAGAAGGTGAGACAGTTGCTTATCAATTCTACACAAACCGATGAAATAGATGAAAAAGCTCTTTCTCCTCAGGATAAGAACTTCATGGACCAATTGTATCAGATAATGGAAAATGAACTGTCGAATCCCGAACTCGACGTTGGGCACCTGACAGATATGCTGCATATCTCGCGCACCAAACTTTATTACAAGATGAAGGGGCTCACGGGGACCAATCCGAGCGTGTTCTTCAAAACGTACAAGTTGAACCGCGCCGCAGAACTCATTCGTGAGGGTTGCTATACCATGAGTGAGATTGCAGACCGCACAGGTTTTAACACGCCGAGTCACTTTTCTACGAGTTTCAAAAAGCAGTTTGGAGTGTCGCCAAGTGAGTACAAATAA
- the dusB gene encoding tRNA dihydrouridine synthase DusB translates to MKIGNIDYGNRPLFLAPMEDVTDVGFRMLCKRYGAAMVYTEFVAAEAIIRSIKATLSKMTINDEERPVGIQIYGRDVESMVEAAKIVEQVHPDVIDINFGCPVKKVAGKGAGAGMLKNIPLLLDITRNVVKAVKTPVTVKTRLGWDNDDLIIPELAEQLQDCGIQALTIHGRTRSQMYTGEADWTLIGKVKNNPRINIPIIGNGDITNPEEAKRAFDEYGVDGVMVGRATFGSPWVFKDMREYLDGITDGSNPLSLDDKIDILEEQLKINVERIDEYRGIVHTRRHLASSPIFKGIPDFRQTRIAMLRATKMDELMTILEDCRKILKE, encoded by the coding sequence ATGAAGATAGGAAATATTGATTATGGCAACCGCCCTTTGTTTCTAGCTCCGATGGAGGATGTAACAGATGTAGGATTTCGCATGCTTTGCAAGCGATATGGTGCCGCTATGGTGTACACAGAATTTGTAGCTGCCGAAGCCATAATACGAAGCATTAAGGCAACTCTAAGCAAGATGACTATCAACGATGAAGAACGACCTGTAGGTATTCAGATATATGGTCGTGACGTGGAGTCAATGGTAGAGGCTGCTAAGATTGTTGAACAAGTGCATCCTGATGTTATCGATATTAACTTTGGATGTCCTGTTAAGAAGGTAGCTGGTAAAGGTGCCGGAGCAGGAATGTTAAAGAACATACCTTTGTTGCTTGACATCACACGAAACGTTGTGAAAGCTGTAAAGACTCCCGTCACAGTTAAGACAAGACTTGGATGGGACAACGATGATCTTATCATCCCCGAACTTGCTGAACAGTTGCAGGATTGCGGTATTCAAGCTCTTACCATACACGGACGCACACGCAGTCAGATGTATACCGGTGAAGCAGACTGGACATTGATTGGTAAGGTAAAAAACAATCCAAGAATAAATATACCTATCATTGGAAACGGAGACATCACTAATCCTGAAGAGGCAAAACGCGCCTTCGACGAATATGGTGTGGACGGAGTGATGGTAGGAAGGGCTACATTCGGCAGTCCTTGGGTATTTAAGGATATGAGAGAATATCTTGATGGCATCACAGACGGCTCAAATCCACTATCATTAGATGACAAGATTGATATTCTTGAAGAGCAACTGAAAATCAACGTTGAGCGAATTGATGAATACCGTGGAATCGTTCACACTAGAAGACATCTTGCTTCTAGTCCTATATTCAAAGGTATACCAGACTTCAGACAAACACGTATAGCGATGCTTAGAGCCACAAAGATGGACGAGCTGATGACTATACTTGAAGATTGTCGAAAGATATTAAAGGAATAA
- the dprA gene encoding DNA-processing protein DprA — translation MTDQQEKFNTIVLSRIGFYNLAGMLEMYRRVGSATSVLEHRNDIREIVPDASQKLVNAFKDISELQRRAEEEIKWDELNNVKILCLNDEEYPRRLAECDDAPLVLFYRGNANLNNQKIINIVGTRRCTIYGQDMIRRFVADLKQYCPDALIVSGLAYGVDIHAHRNALQNGFETVGVLAHGLDYLYPQAHKDDAAKMINQGGLLSEFMTCTNADKMNFVRRNRIVAGMSDACILVESAAHGGGLITARLSRDYNRDVFAFPGSVGAMYSEGCNNLIRDNGANLVTCAYDMVKAMGWENGKQLSEARSKGIERQLFPQLSAEEQQVVKALQKENDQQINMLCVTSCMAIGHLTALLFSMEMKGLVKTLPGGVYHLLE, via the coding sequence ATGACTGACCAACAAGAAAAATTTAATACCATTGTTCTCTCCCGAATAGGCTTCTATAATCTTGCGGGAATGCTTGAAATGTATAGACGAGTAGGAAGTGCTACTTCCGTTCTTGAACATCGTAACGACATCCGCGAGATTGTACCAGATGCTTCACAGAAACTTGTTAATGCGTTCAAAGATATCAGCGAACTGCAACGCAGAGCTGAAGAGGAAATTAAATGGGACGAACTTAACAACGTGAAGATACTCTGTCTCAACGATGAAGAATATCCCCGAAGACTAGCAGAATGTGATGACGCACCGCTTGTGCTGTTTTATCGTGGAAACGCAAACCTTAACAATCAGAAGATCATAAATATCGTTGGTACAAGACGTTGCACCATCTACGGACAGGACATGATAAGAAGATTCGTCGCTGATCTGAAGCAGTATTGCCCAGATGCGCTTATCGTAAGTGGTCTAGCCTATGGTGTTGACATACATGCACATCGCAACGCTCTGCAAAACGGTTTTGAAACTGTTGGAGTTCTTGCTCATGGACTTGACTATTTATATCCGCAAGCACATAAGGACGATGCTGCCAAAATGATAAATCAGGGAGGACTGCTCTCTGAATTTATGACATGCACAAATGCTGACAAGATGAACTTCGTGCGCAGAAACAGAATAGTAGCAGGGATGAGTGATGCCTGTATTCTGGTTGAAAGTGCTGCTCATGGAGGAGGCCTCATTACAGCCCGCCTTTCACGCGATTACAATAGAGACGTCTTTGCGTTTCCTGGTTCGGTGGGTGCTATGTATAGTGAAGGCTGCAACAACCTTATACGTGACAACGGAGCAAATCTCGTCACATGCGCCTATGATATGGTAAAGGCTATGGGTTGGGAAAACGGGAAGCAACTCTCCGAAGCTCGCAGTAAAGGAATAGAGCGACAACTGTTTCCACAACTATCAGCAGAAGAACAGCAAGTGGTGAAAGCTCTACAAAAGGAAAACGACCAGCAGATAAATATGCTATGCGTCACCAGTTGCATGGCAATAGGACACCTCACTGCCCTACTCTTTTCTATGGAAATGAAGGGACTAGTTAAAACATTGCCAGGTGGAGTGTATCATTTGCTAGAATAG
- a CDS encoding acyl-CoA thioesterase has translation MMKYIFETRMEVRDYECDIEGIVNNANYLHYTEHTRHRFLKSTGLSFAKMHEQGVDAVVARMNLSFKTPLKCDDEIISRMGLKKEGVRYIFTHDLFRASDERLSFHATVELVCLINGRLGNSEDYDKAFKPFMEGDND, from the coding sequence ATTATGAAATATATTTTTGAAACACGCATGGAAGTGCGTGATTACGAATGTGATATAGAAGGGATAGTTAACAATGCAAATTATTTGCACTATACAGAACATACCCGACATCGTTTTCTTAAATCTACAGGTCTGAGTTTTGCGAAGATGCACGAGCAAGGTGTTGATGCCGTTGTTGCAAGAATGAACTTATCATTCAAGACACCACTTAAATGCGATGATGAAATCATCTCTCGTATGGGACTGAAGAAAGAAGGCGTGAGATATATTTTCACTCACGATTTATTCCGTGCAAGCGACGAACGACTCAGCTTCCATGCCACTGTAGAACTTGTATGTCTTATCAACGGTAGACTCGGCAACAGCGAAGACTACGACAAAGCTTTCAAGCCATTTATGGAAGGGGATAATGACTGA
- a CDS encoding DUF4249 family protein encodes MNKIRSISASVIALLFIAIISSCTEDTTIDTKNSAYVPVIYGTITNQNIRQQIQVNSSSAYFDKETNKRIAKAIVTLKEDSGMVSNSYVLTQDSVGSGIYATKDPMMGKPGWNYRLSVVMDFNNDGSDEEYTAECNMPKALKVDSFNITKKKVGEYTLYSLNISAQDDGDVENFYMGKYSINGVWYNKISKYIAFNDVSLNGEYVKNLSVWNFNDVGDKSKFSDDDAKDMIFMSSGDSMVVEFSNISKAYYHFIDECASQKNGSNPMFGGPPANISTNISNGARGFFTAYAVSEVSAKAPN; translated from the coding sequence ATGAATAAAATAAGATCAATATCAGCGTCTGTAATCGCATTATTGTTTATTGCGATTATATCTTCGTGCACTGAGGATACAACTATAGATACTAAGAATTCGGCTTATGTACCAGTAATATATGGCACAATAACAAACCAGAACATAAGGCAGCAGATTCAGGTGAACAGTTCAAGTGCATACTTCGACAAGGAGACGAATAAGCGTATCGCTAAAGCTATCGTTACGCTGAAAGAGGACAGTGGGATGGTTTCTAACTCATACGTGCTTACACAGGACTCTGTGGGAAGTGGTATATATGCTACCAAAGACCCAATGATGGGTAAACCGGGATGGAATTATAGGCTATCGGTTGTGATGGACTTTAATAATGATGGTAGCGATGAGGAGTACACGGCTGAGTGTAATATGCCTAAGGCTCTGAAGGTAGACTCGTTTAATATTACTAAGAAGAAGGTTGGCGAATATACGTTATACTCTTTGAATATAAGTGCTCAGGATGATGGAGATGTAGAGAACTTTTATATGGGCAAATATAGCATCAATGGAGTTTGGTATAACAAGATAAGTAAGTATATCGCGTTTAACGACGTAAGCCTTAATGGTGAGTATGTAAAGAATCTCTCAGTATGGAACTTTAACGATGTGGGTGATAAGAGTAAATTCAGCGATGATGATGCTAAGGATATGATATTCATGTCGTCGGGCGACAGTATGGTTGTGGAATTTAGTAATATAAGCAAGGCCTACTATCACTTTATTGATGAATGTGCAAGCCAGAAGAATGGATCAAATCCTATGTTTGGAGGACCTCCTGCCAATATATCTACCAACATATCTAATGGGGCAAGAGGATTCTTTACGGCTTATGCTGTGTCGGAAGTATCGGCTAAGGCTCCTAATTAG
- a CDS encoding TonB-dependent receptor plug domain-containing protein, with amino-acid sequence MTLSKTLGLIFRTNSNSLPILVLGFFVICSSYTDLYAQKTKPRKKINVINRDSTGNDSNKISYERNIHEVVVTSQRKEANITDTRMGVQKLTGSEIQKVPALLGEIDVVKAIQLLPGVQSTSEGSSGFNVRGGGADQNLILLDNTNIYNASHMFGFFSVFNNDAVKSAELYKGNMPIKYGGRLSSLLDVELKDDAPEKVKGAGGIGLISSRLTLEGPLGDRTSWLVSGRRSYADVFLRMSSDPEKRKEYLYFYDFNAKVSHRLSMTDKIGLNLYNGRDRFISSFGDIGYGNFVASAFWNHVFSDKLFSRLSLNYTKYSYDLAWKVTDSRAEWQSDIQNLEARLDFTHAISDKLNLQYGATTTYHMFNPAMISRAGYPDFKMNKSYALEHNIYFGVEENLSKAISVNFGARLTAFRNMGKTLQYHYDTNYDVTGATEYGSGKIYHTYIRPEFRAGLVYKLNEWSSVKANFTHNTQFIQIANNSDSGSPLDLWFPASPNIKPQEANQYSVGYFRNFKNNAIETSVELYYKGMNNVIDFKDNAQILLNDKLDGDIRTGKGKSYGMEIMVKKNTGRLTGFINYTLAHTDRTIAGINNGKTYLAPNDKTHSINILGSYELSKKWDVSAEWVFSTGTPVTYPTGRMEINGEYYPIYSGKSEERKEPYHRMDISATYHPHKHPKRWYQGEWVFSVYNVYWHKNPWMTSFDQNTTDGYPQAKMTYLFGAIPSVTYNFKF; translated from the coding sequence ATGACATTAAGTAAAACATTAGGATTGATTTTTAGAACTAATTCAAACTCTTTACCAATATTGGTATTAGGCTTTTTCGTGATTTGTTCTTCTTATACAGATTTGTATGCTCAGAAGACTAAACCGAGAAAAAAGATAAATGTTATCAACAGGGATAGCACAGGTAATGATTCTAACAAAATATCATACGAACGGAATATCCATGAGGTAGTAGTGACATCGCAGAGAAAAGAAGCAAACATCACTGATACCAGAATGGGTGTGCAAAAGTTGACAGGGTCTGAAATACAAAAGGTTCCTGCGCTACTGGGTGAGATAGACGTTGTGAAGGCTATTCAGCTACTGCCAGGAGTGCAAAGCACGTCTGAAGGAAGTAGCGGATTTAATGTGAGAGGTGGTGGTGCTGACCAAAACTTGATATTGCTTGACAATACGAATATATATAATGCATCACACATGTTCGGTTTCTTCTCTGTATTTAATAATGACGCGGTGAAGAGTGCTGAACTGTATAAGGGTAATATGCCTATAAAATATGGCGGCCGATTATCTTCTCTATTAGATGTAGAGCTGAAAGACGATGCTCCAGAGAAAGTGAAAGGTGCTGGTGGCATTGGACTTATATCTAGTAGACTTACTTTGGAGGGTCCTCTTGGGGATAGAACATCTTGGCTAGTAAGTGGCAGACGCAGTTATGCTGATGTATTTCTGCGCATGTCGTCTGACCCAGAGAAGAGAAAGGAGTATCTATATTTTTATGATTTCAATGCCAAAGTTTCTCATCGCCTGTCAATGACAGACAAAATCGGACTTAATCTATATAATGGCAGAGACAGATTTATATCATCATTTGGCGATATAGGTTATGGCAACTTTGTGGCTTCGGCTTTCTGGAACCATGTATTTTCGGATAAATTGTTTTCTAGATTGAGTCTGAATTATACCAAATATAGTTATGATTTGGCTTGGAAAGTTACGGACTCAAGGGCTGAATGGCAATCTGACATCCAGAATTTAGAGGCAAGGCTTGACTTCACTCACGCTATATCTGACAAGCTGAATCTGCAATATGGTGCTACGACCACATATCACATGTTTAACCCTGCTATGATATCACGTGCAGGATACCCTGACTTCAAGATGAACAAATCGTATGCGCTTGAACATAACATATACTTTGGGGTAGAAGAGAACTTAAGTAAGGCGATATCGGTGAACTTCGGAGCCAGACTGACGGCATTTAGAAACATGGGAAAGACGTTGCAATACCATTATGATACTAATTATGATGTAACAGGAGCTACAGAATATGGCAGCGGTAAGATATATCATACTTACATAAGACCGGAATTCAGAGCTGGACTGGTTTACAAACTGAATGAATGGTCATCGGTGAAAGCTAACTTTACTCATAACACGCAGTTTATTCAGATAGCCAATAATTCGGATTCAGGATCTCCTCTTGACTTATGGTTCCCAGCTAGTCCAAACATTAAGCCACAAGAAGCTAATCAATATTCGGTGGGTTACTTCAGAAACTTCAAGAATAATGCCATTGAGACTTCTGTAGAGTTATATTACAAGGGTATGAATAATGTGATAGATTTTAAAGACAATGCACAGATTCTACTTAATGACAAACTGGATGGCGACATAAGAACTGGTAAGGGAAAATCTTACGGTATGGAGATCATGGTGAAAAAGAATACAGGACGTCTGACAGGATTCATTAATTATACTTTGGCACATACCGACCGTACGATAGCAGGTATCAATAACGGAAAGACTTATCTGGCGCCTAACGACAAAACGCATAGCATTAATATATTGGGATCTTATGAGTTATCTAAAAAGTGGGATGTGTCTGCCGAGTGGGTATTCTCTACGGGTACACCAGTAACCTATCCTACAGGTAGAATGGAGATAAACGGAGAGTATTATCCTATATATTCGGGCAAGAGTGAGGAACGTAAAGAACCATATCATCGTATGGATATATCTGCCACGTATCATCCACACAAGCATCCAAAGAGATGGTATCAGGGTGAGTGGGTGTTCTCGGTTTACAATGTGTATTGGCACAAGAATCCGTGGATGACATCTTTTGATCAGAATACAACCGACGGATATCCTCAGGCTAAGATGACTTATCTATTTGGGGCGATACCATCTGTAACTTATAATTTTAAATTCTAA
- a CDS encoding sugar O-acetyltransferase, whose translation MTEEERIFAGKLFDARTKELRDIKHKTHELCRKYNLMDEYDKARLPIIKEFIGSIGEKYYFQGPIQFNYGTHTFIGNNFFANFNLMIMDDARIYIGDNVMFGPNVSLMATNHPLIAEERTAMKYEDGHVSVSEYADEIHIGNNVWIASNVVILGGVTIGDGTVIGAGSVVTKDIPAGYVAFGSPCKPKRKITEADSKIDLL comes from the coding sequence ATGACAGAAGAGGAAAGAATATTTGCAGGCAAGTTATTTGATGCTCGCACTAAAGAACTGCGTGACATTAAACATAAGACTCATGAACTATGCCGAAAATATAATCTTATGGATGAATATGACAAAGCCAGATTGCCAATTATTAAAGAGTTTATAGGAAGTATTGGAGAGAAGTACTATTTTCAAGGTCCTATACAATTTAATTACGGAACTCATACTTTCATTGGAAATAACTTCTTTGCAAATTTCAATCTCATGATAATGGATGATGCTCGTATTTATATCGGCGATAATGTTATGTTTGGTCCTAATGTATCTCTCATGGCAACTAATCATCCACTGATAGCCGAAGAGCGTACGGCTATGAAATATGAAGATGGCCATGTGTCTGTTTCTGAATATGCCGATGAGATTCATATTGGCAATAATGTATGGATTGCATCAAATGTAGTCATTTTAGGAGGTGTTACTATCGGTGACGGAACTGTTATCGGTGCAGGCAGTGTCGTAACAAAGGATATTCCTGCAGGCTATGTCGCATTCGGCAGCCCATGCAAACCGAAAAGAAAGATAACGGAGGCAGACAGCAAAATAGACCTTTTATAA